The Aphidius gifuensis isolate YNYX2018 linkage group LG2, ASM1490517v1, whole genome shotgun sequence DNA window CATCTTAAAGATTCGTAAAACCAATAATTTCCTAACGGTACGGTCCAACTCCTTATGAACCGTTATTAAACGGTCGTCTCGAGGTTGGAATGTGCgcaaaaaaaacttaaaacaaGCTTTTTAAAcctaaaaataaccaaattaTAACTAACCGTTAATTGACCGTTGATAAACCTTGTTCAAACCACTCAAATACAAtggggacgttccaaaaatcactcggaaacccggaagttcaagattgtgatcatagaaaagttttgatattttgttgtggtagacatgattttttgttcatgtatttttataggcacaaaacaataaattattattgtttaattattaataataattataaaaatacttttcacaactgtaataagtaacaaaagtaaatggcatatgcaatatggctgtttttgttgtttacaatgtctacagtaacctctagttacttttaagtttattttatcactatatttttttgtctactgCGCCGCTTCcgggtttccgagtgatttttggaacgtccccaATAAAACTGGAAGTCGAACTTTAAACCTCAAACTAACCTGGggtacgctgttgcaaactgactttttgctgactgcgcattcaactACCCATGcacaaaagtaaataaaaaaaaaaacacccaaAGAAAGCACCTACCGAAAGAAAACACCTTGTGTCGAGTACGTGTATTAAAGTCAGATATAATAAGGAGGTGTATTATACGCATGTACAGAGTGTTGCCacagatgatttttttctgaGAAATGatggggtgcattcctttaataaaaaattttttttcgttttgcaatttcgccctgtaataccggccaaaattttataggaaaaagctgtttcttgtagtggcagtactggcacatgacattattttttttggcttccaattattagatggataactgttcaatgtttatatcaaactgaaataaatagaaaattgacttgttgtgattgtttgttattgtcacataggtcgtaccacacattatcgtaaactgtaaagcctggaatattgcatagagaaatttatcacttttgtcgttgtttctgtttctagtttttagtcggtgttacagggcgaaattgcaaaacgaaaaaaaattttttattaaaggaatgcacccacgAATGTTTTACGGAAACAATTGGGAAACGCACTGTGGGCGTGGCCAATCGCTGTAAGCAGTcggcaaaaaaagaaactaaataCACACACCCGAGTATATCCCATtaacattgaattttattgtttattaaaaaaatgttattaactaTTGAGTATATACTTTCATGGGCACGAAAAACGAATTCCTCACGTATCCCTTTAAAGAAAATCGTATTATATATGCggaaatatatacattatattggtaaaattgattcaagtgATGAGTATCATGCAGTATCATGTGTTTGCCActtgatatattatcaaaatgtgaTTTTACTTTGACAGGTTGTTGTTTGTCTAACCTCAAAAATGCATAGAAACCGATTCTATTTTCCTAATTACATTGCTGCACCCAGCAaagtcttgttttttattttttttaatcaattttgcGGAAAATTTTGTACCAGACcttttaaacaatttgtaaaaatattattcgtttattaatttagcaTATATACTGTGTATACCACATATGAATGGGTGTATGAAATAGTTTCCAGAAATTTACCACCAGACGTCGTGGTGAATTGTGCGTTTCCCAATAGGAGCGttctttcatcaattttttaatcacgCATCATGACCGTGCATTTGCGCAAAAGCTAAAAAAGCACgtgagtttttaaattttgtaagtGTGCAAAtgcacacatatatatttttaaaattttacttgattccATGATTTCTGCGCAATTGCGTGGTCATGAAGCgccaacaaaaaattgacgaaagaACGCACCTATTTGTAAACCTGGGTTAGTTTCAAAACCTCGGTTGGGTatgttttttcatatcaataataattaataagtgctttcttttgtgtatttgaTCAACTGCGCATGCGCAAGAATGAATAGGAAAAaaataggtgctttcttttgtgtatttattttttttcactttaatgcgcatgatcatgcacatgcgcatATTATGCAAACATGAGaagagaacagtggcgtcgaaacaaataattcttaaaaaataagaattaaaacatggctgatccagctcctacgctgttgcaatctgactttttgctgactgcgcattcaactgcgcatgcgtgaaaataaacaggaaaaaaaataaacacccaaaagaaagcacttATAGAGTGCGTTCCAAAAATTACTCGGAAGCCTGGAAGTGGCGCAGCAGAGAGAAGTCTTCTCTCTGGGCGCAgtcgacaaaaaaatataggaataaaataaacttaaaagttACTGGAGGTTACTGTAGAttgtaaacaacaaaattagccATATTGCATATGCCACTTGCTTTTGTTACTTATTACAGTTGTGAAAAgtagttttataattattattaataattagacaataatatttttttgatttgtacCTATTAAaattcaggaaaaaaaaatcatgtctgctacaacaaaatattaacaattttctatgatcacaaTCTTAAACTTCCGGGCTTCCGAGTGATTTTCGAACGTACccataaatacacaaaagaaagcaccaaTAAACGATTTAATTTCACCTATTAGGTGTTTTCTTTTGGGTGTGTAAAGCAGTGTCTCCACACGCTATAGAAATTTCATGCAAGTTCTTGCACGAAAAAATGGAATATGTCCTATTGGCTGTGATAGTCTCGCAAGGCTTTTAAAGGCTGATTTCcaccaaaattttattaaatatgtcaGATTGCAACAGCATACCACATAAGGGGCTGAATCAgctatgttttaatttttatttttcaagaattattcgttcgacgccactgcagtccaattcacagggcattacaatttagggcttttttcctttACTGGCAgcgcttgtggagcttttgtatgtgaaatctatatcaaacaatttttacattcgccatcaccggcaaaaaaaaaagccccaaattgtaaaaaattcgccctgtgaattggactgctgctCTCTCCTCATGTTTGCATAATatgcgcatgtgcatgatcaaaaaaataaatacacaaaagaaagcacctagcACCTACCAAGTGCTATCAAGTATATtcaaatacattattattgcGAAAGAATTTTATGGTTTATTAATAAGAATTTACCTCTtgagtaaatttatatatatatgaaaacataaatgggtgcattcctttaataaaaaattttttttcgttttgcgatttcgccctgtaataccggccaaaattttataggaaaaagctgttccttgtagtggcagtactggcacatgacattattttttttggcttccaattattagatggataactgttgaatgtttatatcaaactgaaataaatagaaaattgacttgttgtgattgtttgttattgtcacataggtcgtaccacacattatcgtaaactggaaagcctggaatattgcatagaaatatttatcacttttgtcgttgtttctgtttctagtttttagtcggtattacagggcaaaattgcaaaacgaaaaaaaattttttattaaaggaatgcactcAATAGTGTCTATTTATTCAGGGGAGCGTTCGATAGCTGGCCGAGGGCCTCGGCCTGGGCCAACGGAAAGacaacttgataaatcaaaaactcACTATGAGAAAATCCcatgtaaatatttgaaattataatgtagcagtgctgacactacgaacatataaaataaaccatgataaaaaattggccGGATTTTTGGCCTCGGCCAGCTGCGGCCAGCTATCGAACGCTGCCCaataggtgtgttcgttcactatttacaccgagcgtatgcacggagcgtatgcaaggaagcgctagagttttgcggtcatttgaagaaactttagtaactaaaatttactaaaacattcgttattttcagtcattgtgtttattttgttaatttaataattttttctcagacgcaagaacaaattaccaattaataataatgaaagagaGCGAAAGAATTACCagtgcatacgctcggtgtgaaaagTGAACGAACAGTGTTCGTCGAACACAcctaatatataatattacatgATCACATTTTCTTTTACCTCTCAATTTGAATTCCAGAATTTCCTCATTCTTTCATTAATATCTTTGCTTCTGCGTGTTTCGTCGACAAAGATCCAAGATTcttacattttatattaacaatttagtttacatacatttattaatgaaaataatattaagataCCTTGATTCATccgaataatttataaaataatgatcgaaacaaataaatgaataggTTGGTAAGACAATAATCATTGAGATTGTTGATCaagcttattttttaaataaatctcaTCATAAATATCCAGTTTTTTCGTCTTTATAGCTTTGGTTTACTTCATTTCTTATCATTAGTCATTAACTGCTGATGtaatattcttttaatttgACTAGATTTATTACGTATTCACAtgattgatgatgattcaaaaaatttatacgatGTTTTGATATTTTAGTCATTATCTACTCAATAAAAagatcattgaaaaaatatcgaatatAAATAGCaattaattgtgaaaaaagaacaatacaaaatcgatttatttgaaaagtatcaagatattttattaatttgtcgAAGCCAATTTTTTTAAGGAATGAGTTGGTTCAAGTCTTGTTTtggatttaaataaacatgataTTTTTACAAAGTCATAGGTTATTAAAACAACCAAGTTCAGTGGTTTTTTTGATATGATACATTTTAGTATTCTTCTGCACCTTCACCTTCTCCTTCAACGGAGTCAGTGCCAACCTCTTCGTAATCTTTTTCAAGAGCAGCAAGATCTTCACGAGCTTCTGAGAATTCACCTTCTTCCATACCTTCACCAACGTACCAATGAACGAAGGCACGTTTGGCGTACATGAGATCGAATTTATGATCAAGACGAGCCCATGCCTCAGCAATGGCAGTGGTATTGGACAACATGCAGACAGCACGTTGAACCTTGGCAAGATCACCACCTGGTACAACTGTTGGTGGTTGGTAGTTGATACCGACCTTGAAACCAGTTGGACACCAGTCAACAAATTGAATGGTACGCTTGGTCTTGATGGTGGCAATAGCTGCGTTGACATCCTTGGGGACAACGTCACCACGGTAAAGCATGCAACATGCCATGTATTTACCATGACGTGGATCACACTTGACCATTTGGTTGGCTGGCTCGAAACAGGCATTGGTGATTTCGGCAACTGAGAGTTGTTCGTGGTAAGCTTTTTCAGCAGAAATAACTGGAGCATAAGTGACCAATGGGAAATGAATACGTGGGTATGGTACCAAGTTAGTCTGGAATTCAGTCAAATCAACATTGAGTGCACCATCAAAACGAAGAGATGCTGTAATTGATGACACAATTTGACCAATGAGTCTGTTCAAGTTTGTGTAAGTTGGACGTTCAATGTCCAAGTTTCTGCGACAAATGTCATAGATGGCTTCGTTGTCAACCATGAAAGCACAGTCAGAGTGCTCAAGAGTTGTGTGGGTGGTCAAGATTGAGTTGTATGGCTCAACAACAGCAGTTGAGACTTGTGGAGCTGGGTAAATGGCAAATTCGAGCTTGGATTTTTTTCCATAGTCAACAGAGAGACGCTCCATGAGAAGAGAAGTGAATCCAGATCCAGTACCACCACCGAAAGAGTGGAAAATCAAAAAACCTTGAAGACCAGTACATTGGTCAGCAAGTTTGCGTACTCTGTCCAATACCAAATCAACAATTTCTTTTCCAATGGTGTAATGACCACGAGCATAATTGTTGGCAGCATCTTCTTTACCAGTGATCAACTGTTCTGGGTGGAACAATTGACGGTATGTTCCAGTTCGGACTTCAtctaataattaacaataaaacaataagttaatatcaattttttttttgatcaacattaatatatataatattaataaaaatcatttcaatTATTGTCGAAAGTGTACGAATTCTTACCGACAACAGTTGGCTCAAGATCGATGAAAACGGCTCTGGGTACATGTTTGCCAGCACCAGTCTCACTGAAGAAGGTGTTGAAACTGTCGTCACCACTGCCAAGTAACTTGTCAGATGGCATTTGACCATCAGGCTGGATACCATGCTCCAAGCAGTATAACTCCCAACAAGCATTACCAATTTGGACTCCAGCTTGTCCAACGTGTACTGAGATACATTCacgctaaaataaaaaaattaacaatcaataaaaaaatttattacatttcTGGTAGCAATATTAATGATAGAATCGGCTATCCAATTGAATTCAttcaaacttaaaaaaaaaaaaatcaattcatcaaataaatttttttttattattattactatagtCTCGTCCGAGGGAAccgttatttttattcaacgcaTTACATGATCAGTACGaaatggtaaaataaaaaaaaaaaaaaaaaaacaattatccaCCGGGCACAGAATGGACGCCTGAGAAAccacaagtaaaaaaaaaaaaaaagggcggTGCCGGCATTCTCTTcacaaaaattcattataactATTTTAAAGCGTCAAAAAAGGTTTTTTGGTTAaggcattttttttaactcaattaAATTCAGCTAATACACAACCGGCTTTTGGAAACTGTTTAAatgttttcctttttttcattattaatttggactaaaaaaattatcatcacttttttattattaaaattaatatgataagAACAATAATGAATCCCTTactaatacaaaattattaaaaatatatatcaacacaAAAATGACACGTATGCAGCCACGTGAATAAAAATTGgttatgtaaatttatattttttaattttaaaacactcaacaaaataattaaataataaaattaaattaaaataataactcacCATATTGATTCTTTTTAAGtagtaaaactaaaaaaaatagtttatatcCAACAATGGAATAATTTCACAGACTGATATTTTTACGTTAGTTGAAGCTGGCAATGGAGCTCCTTCAAACGTTAACAGCGTTATGACGCGCCGGGCAAACGTTCCATGGCTTTTGTAGACTTGGATGCTTCCCCCTTTATCCCGGGAACCGTTGTCGCCGCACCCGAATACATCTGCTCAATCAGCTTGTCCTTTCTGTCTCATCATCCATAAACCCGGCATGTTTTAAGTAGCTTGTTCCATCTCGTTAAATATCCAActtaaaaacataatttaaattattccagcaacaaatttatttataaataataatatcaacaatttaaatttttcatttgttattttactttaaatataattgttattttattaaatttaaatgaagaaaaattcagggaaaaacaataaatctaCTTTACTAtctagaattttatttttagtcttaaaatatatttttgtgtttttattttaaaaaataaaaatgtacttACTTGTCGTAGTGTCCAATGACCTTTTTTGTAATTGCTATATAtagatgtttattttaaattttcataataattattttaattgaaaatttttatagtttttacaTTTTGGCATGCGTtactttgtattttaaatatataataatgatattaaattttgataatattaatagagtaatatttttcaattataaaaatatatttagttattatttcatattaaggctcttaataattttattcgtcCCTGAAATTAAACGttgcttgaaaattatttttacagttacagatgaaaaaattttagcaTGTAATACGCttcatgtttaaaaaaaaaaatgaattacaatgtacattgaaattaatttaatggttgaaaaaaaaaacgtcttgaagataaaaagaaattatcattttaaaatatcatttgagTCAttctattgataaaaaaaaaaccttaatttacaaatttactaCTGCAGGATTCTGTTTTTATgtagacagaaaaaaaaatgacatcaTGAAAACTCGGTGAATACCAAATACGGCGTTGAGGTCATACACTGACTTGCattgaatgtatttttttttatttctgattGACCAacatattattgaaaaattgaaatatttagataataagaaaagaaatatatgaataatgattaatgaaacaataatatattatcaatttaaaaaataaacaaataaattaaatttcatgaaGACCttcaaataaaatggaaagaaaaaataaaattatttccttaattattaattgagaaaatataaatattaatttattattttatttttattataaataaaattt harbors:
- the LOC122849512 gene encoding tubulin alpha-1 chain-like, with product MRECISVHVGQAGVQIGNACWELYCLEHGIQPDGQMPSDKLLGSGDDSFNTFFSETGAGKHVPRAVFIDLEPTVVDEVRTGTYRQLFHPEQLITGKEDAANNYARGHYTIGKEIVDLVLDRVRKLADQCTGLQGFLIFHSFGGGTGSGFTSLLMERLSVDYGKKSKLEFAIYPAPQVSTAVVEPYNSILTTHTTLEHSDCAFMVDNEAIYDICRRNLDIERPTYTNLNRLIGQIVSSITASLRFDGALNVDLTEFQTNLVPYPRIHFPLVTYAPVISAEKAYHEQLSVAEITNACFEPANQMVKCDPRHGKYMACCMLYRGDVVPKDVNAAIATIKTKRTIQFVDWCPTGFKVGINYQPPTVVPGGDLAKVQRAVCMLSNTTAIAEAWARLDHKFDLMYAKRAFVHWYVGEGMEEGEFSEAREDLAALEKDYEEVGTDSVEGEGEGAEEY